The Myripristis murdjan chromosome 6, fMyrMur1.1, whole genome shotgun sequence sequence CCCATCTCTTGTTGTTTGTGAGCACATTAACCCCAAGCATcacatttctctttgtctcatctgcttatttatgttattgtcattttccaTGTTACTGTCCATTTGGCTATTTGTCCTGTTATCGATTTCACCTTCTCACTGCCAAATAATTTGTCCTTTGAGAGAAGCTTTTATGAAGGGctgtataaatacataaaccTGACCCTGGTGATGAAACGTGCAATTTCCTCCTCACTCTTTGAGCCACTTAGTCATTGTCTCCATCTCCATATTTCTCTTTCATAAACACGTACACAGATACTCAcccacacaatcacacaaatacacgcacacacacataaataggTAACAGTGTCTTGAAAGTTGAGTGCCTTTCAAGCTGAGGCGTGCTCAAGTCCCATTTACAGGTAAGGGTGTGTCAGGTTATTTCCGATAAGGATAACAAGTCCTATTAAACAGCCTGAAACTACAGAAGTACAACAAAACCCTGACTGTTTATATCTCACCAGCCTACAAATCACTGAAACCTCCCTGGTGAATCAGCCATACTGCTTATCATatctaaagagagagagagagaatgatgatgaaatatgtttgtttacatctgcatgtgtatatgtgtgtgtaaatggtgATAAAGAGTGGTGACAAAGCAGGGGAAGCACACAAGCCTGCTCTGCAGAGGTTTAGTATCACAATATTAACTAGAATTCCCCAAAATCCCCTTTAAAACATGATCATTGGAGCCTAAATTTCAGGCTAAAAATTTAGGCCCAGAACTGAAATCCATATTGTTCTGGAAAACTGAATGTGGGCCTGTCTTGACGCCTAAACTACCTTGCTTGTGCATTCTTGATGTATTGTTTCTTgcacacagaaactgaaatgaaccaTACAATCAAATATTCTGTCACATCGACATCCAGTACAAAACCAGCATATTTTCTCACCTTCTTTTTCAGTGAAAGGCTGTCTGTGACGCCTGACTATTAGTTGATGCAGGCAAAGTAATGCTGCCAATGATATTGCCTTTGCCTTGTAAATGACAGTGTGAATAAGGATGTGAAAGCCTCCTTGTGTTGCCTCTAAATACTGAGCGACATCCTTCCTCAGTAAAAGTGATAAAATGTTTCCTACCGGGGCTATGTTTAAGGAGAGAACAGTACTTCCCATGAGCAGGAAGAGGGAAGTGATCCAGTAAAGAGTGTTACCGCTTCCCTATTACTTAGAACAATATGATCATATGAGGCTGGATTCCATAAACTGTTACAATCtaatgtgcaagtgtgtgatGCTTGGGTTATTATTACTCACGCAGTCTGTGGTAGGTATGGAGATGAAAAAGGTCAAACAATGAAAAGCAGCTCTTTCAAAGACGCAACTATAAAGAGAAGTGGACAAAGTGCCTTTCAATTTGCATGCTAAAGCAACACCTTCATGATACCTGACTTTGTGCTCTGTGACTGGGGAATAAATGGTTAGATAACACCCTGGAATGAGGACGAGAAGTTGTGCATTTGTGATTTCTTGCTCAGTGAAGTTATGAAATGCTGATGGTGGAAAGAGGAAGTATAATTTTGGTCCAAGCTGCGTGGTGGTAAATGGTAATGTAGAGCTCATTTCATTCAGATGAGGGCATCCCCACTGCCACCGACACCCACTGGATGATTATAAATACTCTGTCTCACACCAACACATGACACAACCATACACCTGCAAGGCTCTAATTCTGAAAGTCCCATGTAATACACTTGAATGAACTACACATGCAATATTGATGACAGTAAATTCGGTATCGTCTGAATTCACTGGAAGTGATTTGACCTGGCTTTAACAGGTTTCATCAGATGCTATTTTAGTGAACTATGGCTCTCAACCAAAAGTACATCAGGTCAAACAGGCAGGGCTTCTTATATTTATCCAACCGCTGTTTGAGAGAACAATGTGCAACTCATCATCATCTATATTTGGCAATCACTGTGAAAAGCCTTCAGGGCATGAAAGTGGAGTCTTAGAATGAGTCTGTGtatttctgaatgaaaatgtagtTGTGTACTGAACATGTTGGGAACTCTCTTCAGAGACCTGTAATGAAGAACATtgcctttttaatattttgaactTTGAATACTGTTTGTGTCCTTGCAtcactgtgtgcatgttaaGTTGCACTCCTTGCATTAACTGAATGCTGCATTTCTGTTACTATGTTGCAATCAAAATACAGTGGAAAGATATGCATCAGCCCCGCATGACACAGTCATCCCACAAGTCAGGGTTGTAAAGCACAAACCAAGCAAGATTTCATCACACGGCTCAGTGGGAGAGCATCCGAGAAGCCTGAGTCGAACATTACTTGGTTTAAAATTCATGGATTAATTGAATTGCATTTATAATCAGTACCACTCAAGAGGACATATGGCTACTTTTGTCATGCACAGACCCACCAGATGTGAGCCTGTGACTCATAAGGGGGCCCTCGCACAGTTCAACAATCAAAACATGAGGGCTTGGCTGGGACTACACGTTATGAAGAAGCTTTTCAGTCATCTTCTAAGAATTTTACAGAGATACAAGCATTTCTGCAAACTTCCCAGACCACAAGGAATAAAATCTCTAAATACTATATTTAGAGCCCAAATCATGCCATCTCTGTTTACTTTACCACACAGTGAAGTGTATCagattattaattcattttatccagaatcccttttccctttttctggGGATGATAAAAGGCaaatcttcctcctctcctttggaTGTTTTACCCACAAGATTTTTAAAAGAGGTGCTTCAGATATTTTGGCAATTTTGAACAAGTCTTTATCTACAGGGGTTATTTCTCCAATTTTTAAATCAGCTGTTGTCCTGCCTGAAATAATCAAACCTTAACACTGATAATCTCAATAATTTTGCACCTCTATCTAAATGACCCTTTTGCCAAAGGAATGGAGAAAGGGGTATATTCTCAGCTCATATCCTTTATGAATAACAACCCACTGTTTAAAAGGTTtcatgccattttttaaaattcatcatAGTACAGAACCTGTACTTCTAAAAGTCTTCCCTAGCTATGCAAACATCATATGTGGCATTCCTCAAGGTTCTGCTCTCGGCCCTCTTTACTGTTCTCCATTTACATGTTTCCACTGGGTCAAGATATCTGTAACTCAaatatttctctccatttataTGCAGACAGTACACAAATCTATTTATCCGTAAATGCATCAGACCTCAGTTACCTCACTCATAGACTGTCATAACTGTCTTGCAAACATAAAGTCCTGCATATCCAGtaacttctaaaaaaaaaaaaaaaaaaaaaatgacaaaactgaAGTAACAGTGTTTGGACCCAAAGCTCTCAGGGATTATGTAAACCAAACTTTAGTTTCCCAAGGTTTGCAGTGCAGAAATCTGGGAGTAATCTTTGATTCAGACCAGAATTCTAGCAGTATCACCAATATCAGTGGCATTCAGGGCCGGTTTTAAACTGTATTACTAATTTTTAAATCACTGGTTGTCCTTGACCCCCTCTTAACCCTTAACTGTTACATTGTCAACCTTCTCTGGTCTTGGTCCCCAGGGTGAGGCTTGAGACAGAGGGTAGCAGTCTCAAGGGCTCCACCACTGATATCGGACAAACTCCTTTAAAAACGGTCcacttttcttgttgttttatgcatttgtttgcttatttatgctaacatttttatttcatcatcttTTATCTGTATGTCTAATTCTTGATTTCATtgtgcattttctgtgtttatgtctgtgaaGCACTTCAGAaacttgtttttgaaaaattccATACAATTAAAATGAGGATTATGATTATGGGCacgatgaagatgatgatgatgatgatgatgatgatgatgatgactattattattaaatgtgcTATGCAAACAGTATTTCTGAGTGACTTTGTCTAGACCTACTAATAAAGCAATCTACTATGGCGAACAGCTGGATTATCTTGTAAATGTTGATGACTGCTGTGATTTTGAGCATGACGCAACGATCCACATTGTTTCCGATAAaccactttcactttcacatcaGGCCTGCAGGATAGGGATGCCAACTTCCCACCCCTTATTTAATCGATGATCCCGAGTGTGCATCCTGTCCGACGGGGTGTGCCTTCGATTTGGCAACCATAAGCATTCTGGCAGTCTGTTTCTTGCCCCGAGTGAGGGAGAAAGTCTCGCTTCTCCTTGAATCAAACGCACCCCTTCGTGCTATCGGAAATACCGGCACCACAAGGACTCTCCTCCCACTCAGCCGGAGGGGGTGTGAGGCGATATAAAAGCATGCGACTATTGCGATGCAAAGAAGCAGTGTAGCACTTCTTTAAGAACGCCGAGGGACCACGACTGTAGAAGAAATGCAAAGGTAGGAGGAGTGCATAAAATATCAAAGatcaaaatctctctctctctctctctctctctctctctctctctctctctctctctctctctctctctctctctctctctctctctctcccatctttcTAGTAATGTTAAGCGGGTTTACATGTGTTGTGATTTCGTCAGAATGCCAGGCTGATGGCAGATTTGTACAAGGAGCTTCATTCACAGGCTTGTCTGTTCTGCGCCTTTAGAGTCAGTAAATGTGTTAGTAAACGTGAAATCTTCAGTTTGGCCATTTGTTGACTCTCAAGAGCAAACTTAGCGGTTTTGCCCAAACCGTTTACGTCATACATAAAGCCTGGAGCAGTGCCGAGTGGGATGGTCCAAGTCTCTGCTCGCTTTGGTGGAGCATTGTACTTTAGGCTCTGCAGAGTGCATGCACAGTATGAGAATAGAGTGTGACTCTGTCTGGTTGCTGTCGATGGATTAtaagtgtttttatttcctctttccCCAGAATGAAATGTTCATTTAAAGAGCAGTGAAAGTTTAagacgcacgcacgcacgcgcacacacacacaaacacacacacacacacacacacacacacacacacaccacacacacgaCAGTACAAGACAGTTAATGCACTCTGCATAAACTtaaattctctctctgtctctctgcctttctctctctctctcttcacagtCCCCCCAAGCCACAGTTTGCCAACTGGCTCATAGAGCAGGTGCAGACCGGCCAGTACAAGGGCCTGTGTTACGTGGAGCAAAACAAGTTCAGAGTCCCCTGGAAGCACAACTCCAGAAAGGACTGCAACGATGAGGACAGTAAAATATTCAGGGTAAGTCAGTTTCCTGTATCATGTGACTGCGGTGCTGTGGGAGGGTGGAAAAACCTGTTTTGATAAAGTGTTTATGGCCTTGAAAGTATTTACTGTAATGAACTTATTAACACCATAAGAGGTCTAGAAGGCATAGTAAAACTCCCAAGTCCCTCttggaatattatagtgataggAGATAAAAATGCAGTTACATATTATATGGCCATTTAATATAGTACCACATGCACAAGTTGTTATGGGGATATTATATTAATTGTTCTGGGATGGATTGCTTCACTCCATTAGGGTCAGAGTGCTCATTATGGCAGGTGTCAGTTACAGCTGGAGACAAGTAAAGtactgttttgtcatttgcaaGACATGGCTAATATAGATTGCAATACTGTTGCTTTATTtaaattgtcattttaatgGTTCACAGGCATGGGCAGTGGCAAGTGGTAAAATCAATGAGTTCCCTAACGACAAAGCCAAGTGGAAAACCAACTTCCGCTGCGCGCTGAACAACCTCACCAAGCGCTTCAAGATGGTCAGTGATAATTCCAAGAATTCGGAGGATCCTCATAAAATCTATGAGATCATCAACACTGAGTGTAAGGCATTAGTAATCCAGGACTTCCTTGGGAGTAATGCGGGACCATTTTGAATCGGATGACTTATAATGTGTAATATCTTCCTCTGCAGATAACTACGAAAGCCAGCAAACAGACGACTCCCCTGATGATTTCGACATCTACAGCTCCCCGATCGAATACTTGCCTTCAGGCACTGAGGTAGAGTACTGGGTGCAACCACCACACTGTAGCATACATTAACACACTCTTCACTCATCTTTATTCTATCATGTTAACTGATCTCCcactggcttttttttccctcatattATTTGCCGCTCTTTATCTGAAATGCTAaagttttgtctctttttcttttcttttttttttttctcctaacaGCACATTCTTCTCAACCATTTAATGACCTTAGACCTTGGCAGTAATCAAGCAGGTACAGTGCCTTATCCTGTGAACAGCAGGAAATTATTCTATTCAGCCATTCCTGTCCTTCAACTTGTTAATTTGGCGGAAGGATGTTTTTGTGATTATAACGCATGGCTAAACGGGGGTGATCTgtgtttaattgtttttaacTGTTGACCGTGACAGAAGAGCAGCAATGGACAGAGAACTACGGCCAGCAGCCCGCAGCCGTCCCTGTCAGCTACCCTGCCATtcagcctgcagcagcagagccacTGCCGGGCTCAGGGACCCACACACAACCACCCATCTACTGCCGTATGTTCAGCCGCTAGATAAACCACATTCCTTAAATATAGTCCATATGCATTGTTAAAACTTTAGTCCAAAATAGCAGCATATGGCAGAAGTtcagccgttttttttttttttttttttttttttttcagaattgtTCAGCCATTATACACAATTTTGTCTTCCCTTTAATTCATGTGTTTAAGTCTAAATTTATCCAGTTAGATTGTAACTGGACACGTTTGTACACAAACTGTAATCcttaacattttattgttaaCTGTTTTCTCTTCACAGCAAATCCAGAGCCAGTGTTCAGCTCACCTCCCCAGCCATCCATCTATGACCTGGAGATCTCTATCCACTACAGGAAAAGAGAAATGCTAAAGTTTTCGCTGCGCAGTCCACGTGTGCAGCTCCACTACCAGCAAGAGGCCCCTGAACTCAACGCCCAGCCCATTTGCTTCCCCACCACTGCCGGCCTGCTGGACCGCAAACAGGTACAACACGATTTTCATTTGTTGAAAAATTTACCTAAAAAATTGAACACAGTTACAGAGGCAACTGTTGGCAATGTGACCTGCATTCATTGGTGCACTTTGTGAAGCAGTTACTtgagagaagcagaaaaaaaaatcagtgttaacATAAGATTATATTATCTGTCCCATTGCAGAACAAAAGCCTCTTTCTAGACTCACCATTCTGCACCGATGTTCAAAAACTGTACAGGAAGAAATTcagcagaaaagaggaagagatacTGATCTCTgcctgagctgagctgagtaGGGAACGGaactcttattttttttgtcccaaGTATAAAAACTTGTTCTTACCATGCTATCACTCCCtccacctgtgtgtgtaacCCACTGCAGCACGCAGCAAGTCCATGTCTGTTCTGTGGTTAGAGCTGAAAGTCTGGTAAAGacctgaactgaaactgaaactgaggtCTACGTAAAGCAGGCAGGATGAGGGAATGTGGGTATACCCACCCAGACAAATTAATGAAAGGAATGCATTGAAGATCACATACTGGGGAAATGTATCAGTATTACAAAGGATGGGATTTTGTCTTTTACATTGATTTATATTGCTGCATTAACCTGTGCATTTTTATTGTATGGCattaacagtttttttctcaacacAACTTCCTATCCACCAGATTGAGTACACCGAGCGCATCCTTAATAGCATCCAGAGAGGCCTACTCCTGGAGGTACGGGACACAGGGATCTATGCCTGCAGGCAGGATAGGTGCCATGTGTTTGCCAGTACAAATGACCCCAGTGTGGCCCATCCAGATCCAAGGAAGCTGCCCCCAAATACCATGATTGAGCTCCTCAGCTTTGAGAAGTATGTAAATGGTAGGTGTGGATGAAATCTGTTCCCAAGAGGCATTTTTACAAAACAGAGCTAGCATTATTGAACTATTGGCAAGGCTTGGGTGTTAAGAAAG is a genomic window containing:
- the irf7 gene encoding interferon regulatory factor 7 isoform X1, producing the protein MQSPPKPQFANWLIEQVQTGQYKGLCYVEQNKFRVPWKHNSRKDCNDEDSKIFRAWAVASGKINEFPNDKAKWKTNFRCALNNLTKRFKMVSDNSKNSEDPHKIYEIINTEYNYESQQTDDSPDDFDIYSSPIEYLPSGTEHILLNHLMTLDLGSNQAEEQQWTENYGQQPAAVPVSYPAIQPAAAEPLPGSGTHTQPPIYCPNPEPVFSSPPQPSIYDLEISIHYRKREMLKFSLRSPRVQLHYQQEAPELNAQPICFPTTAGLLDRKQIEYTERILNSIQRGLLLEVRDTGIYACRQDRCHVFASTNDPSVAHPDPRKLPPNTMIELLSFEKYVNELKQFKENNGGSPDYTINMCFGEKFPDGKPLEKKLIVVKVVPLICRHFHEMAQLEGASSLHSANVSLQISHNSLYDLINSVFSLPIAEDPLQVF
- the irf7 gene encoding interferon regulatory factor 7 isoform X2 translates to MQSPPKPQFANWLIEQVQTGQYKGLCYVEQNKFRVPWKHNSRKDCNDEDSKIFRAWAVASGKINEFPNDKAKWKTNFRCALNNLTKRFKMVSDNSKNSEDPHKIYEIINTEYNYESQQTDDSPDDFDIYSSPIEYLPSGTEHILLNHLMTLDLGSNQAEEQQWTENYGQQPAAVPVSYPAIQPAAAEPLPGSGTHTQPPIYCPNPEPVFSSPPQPSIYDLEISIHYRKREMLKFSLRSPRVQLHYQQEAPELNAQPICFPTTAGLLDRKQIEYTERILNSIQRGLLLEVRDTGIYACRQDRCHVFASTNDPSVAHPDPRKLPPNTMIELLSFEKT